A window from Gossypium raimondii isolate GPD5lz chromosome 7, ASM2569854v1, whole genome shotgun sequence encodes these proteins:
- the LOC105798577 gene encoding uncharacterized protein LOC105798577 isoform X1 — protein MTGHPWPHDRASFRYQPSSNRRRSSKNILHLLGKREVSPRTKYVPKKLWGEAPKRNVYSSPWTEPIRDARRGILSWAEEESLQHLSGKYCPLVPPPRSTIAAAFSSDGRTLASTHGDHTVKIIDYQKGKCLKVLSGHRRTPWVVRFHPVHPEILASGSLDHEVRLWDAKTAECLGSRDFYRPIASLAFHAEGELLAVACGHKLYIWDYNKNGEGSSPAIILKTRRSLRAVHFHPHAAPFLLTAEVNDLDSSDSSMTQATSQGYFHHPPPAVFVTCGQSSDHVGLAANPSLMSLPCMIVPSFSIDDSRMDLQYISRLVGSSGTQAGHSPSMQFQTDTTMGEQYNSTASPMEAVPPIPSHLYSGSENLVNTSVAFRMETGAAEPSFDAMDTDEIQPIRESEEPNSTNRSSYSSAQRAVPRHVSDRQDATEFRPLLQFVPLGAICWELPFLQGWVMGQQTTFPSMRPHSGTGHENLTQYTASSSILQPLVGNVEAAACSLGISNSISQSGVFGRIGLQNISQSRLVSETGEVPVPSNSLHDGTDAERIISRLQSELATSMAVAAAAELPCTVKLKVWSYDIKNPCALLNVGKCCLTIPHAVLCSEMGAHFSPCGKFLAACVACVLPHSEADPRLQALVHQDGGAGTSPTRHPISAHQVVYELRIYSLEKATFGSVLVSRAIRAAHSLTSIQFSPTSEHILLAYGRRHGSLLKSIVIDGKTTSPIYTVLEVYRVSDMELVRVLPSAEDEVNVACFHPFPGGGLAYGTKEGRLRVLQYDGARDTNHNTSNYFSVENTAGVE, from the exons ATGACCGGACATCCTTGGCCGCACGATCGAGCTTCCTTCCGATATCAACCCTCCAGCAATCGTCGTCGCAG cagtaaaaatatattacatcTGTTAGGGAAGAGAGAAGTCTCTCCTAGAACAAAATATGTACCAAAGAAGCTGTGGGGAGAAGCACCTAAACGAAATGTCTATTCTTCACCTTGGACTGAACCCATTAGAGATGCCAGACGTGGTATTCTGTCATG gGCTGAGGAAGAGTCTTTGCAGCATTTATCAGGCAAATATTGTCCTCTGGTGCCTCCTCCAAGGTCAACAATTGCAGCAGCTTTTAGTTCTGATGGAAGAACACTTGCTTCTACCCA TGGTGATCACACTGTGAAGATTATTGATTATCAAAAGGGAAAGTGCTTAAAGGTCTTGAGTGGTCATCGGAGAACACCTTGGGTG GTTAGATTTCACCCAGTGCATCCAGAAATTCTTGCAAGTGGGAGCTTGGATCATGAAGTTCGTTTGTGGGATGCAAAGACTGCAGAGTGTTTAGGATCTCGTGATTTCT ATCGTCCAATTGCTTCCCTTGCTTTTCATGCAGAAGGAGAACTTCTTGCAGTTGCATGTGGTCACAAG TTGTACATATGGGACTACAATAAGAATGGAGAGGGTTCCTCACCAGCCATTATATTGAAGACACGACGATCTCTACGAGCTGTACACTTTCACCCACATGCTGCTCCTTTTCTCTTGACTGCTGAG GTGAATGATCTTGACTCTTCAGATTCTTCAATGACACAAGCAACATCGCAGGGCTACTTCCATCATCCTCCTCCTGCAGTTTTTGTGACATGTGGTCAATCTAGTGATCATGTCGGTTTGGCTGCTAATCCCTCCCTGATGTCATTGCCTTGCATGATTGTGCCTTCATTTTCCATAGATGATTCGAGAATGGATTTGCAGTACATTAGTAGGCTTGTTGGGTCATCTGGTACGCAGGCTGGGCATTCTCCTTCAATGCAATTTCAAACAGATACAACAATGGGAGAACAGTATAATAGCACAGCATCTCCCATGGAGGCAGTTCCTCCAATTCCTTCTCATTTGTATTCTGGTTCAGAGAATCTTGTAAATACCTCAGTTGCTTTTAGGATGGAAACTGGTGCAGCCGAACCCTCTTTCGATGCTATGGATACTGATGAAATTCAGCCTATAAGGGAAAGTGAGGAACCTAACTCTACTAACCGCAGTAGTTATAGTAGTGCACAGAGGGCAGTGCCTAGACATGTTTCTGACCGACAAGATGCCACGGAATTTCGGCCACTTCTGCAATTTGTACCCTTGGGAGCTATATGTTGGGAGCTTCCATTTCTGCAAGGGTGGGTAATGGGTCAACAAACAACTTTTCCCTCTATGCGTCCTCATAGTGGCACTGGTCatgaaaatttaactcaatacACAGCGTCTTCCTCGATATTGCAGCCTTTGGTCGGTAATGTGGAGGCTGCTGCATGTTCTTTGGGAATATCCAACAGCATTAGCCAATCCGGGGTTTTTGGAAGAATTGGATTGCAAAATATTTCACAGTCTCGCTTAGTTTCTGAAACTGGTGAAGTTCCTGTGCCTAGCAATTCTCTGCATGATGGCACTGATGCTGAACGAATTATAAGTCGACTCCAATCTGAACTTGCCACATCAATGGCTGTAGCTGCAGCTGCCGAGTTGCCTTGCACGGTGAAGCTTAAAGTGTGGTCATATGATATAAAAAATCCTTGTGCACTACTAAATGTTGGCAAATGCTGCTTAACCATACCACATGCTGTCCTTTGTAG TGAAATGGGTGCACATTTTTCACCTTGTGGGAAATTTTTAGCTGCTTGTGTTGCTTGTGTGCTTCCTCATTCGGAAGCTGATCCTCGATTACAGGCATTGGTCCATCAAGATGGTGGGGCTGGAACATCCCCAACTCGACATCCAATCTCAGCACACCAAGTCGTATATGAGCTTCGGATATATTCTCTTGAGAAGGCAAC CTTTGGTTCAGTGCTTGTTTCGCGAGCAATTAGAGCTGCACATTCTTTGACATCAATTCAG TTCTCACCGACTTCTGAGCACATATTACTTGCCTATGGTCGGCGTCATGGTTCTCTTCTTAAAAGCATCGTAATTGACGGGAAAACAACATCTCCTATATACACAGTACTAGAG GTATATAGAGTTTCGGATATGGAACTTGTGAGGGTACTTCCTAGCGCAGAGGATGAGGTAAATGTTGCATGCTTTCATCCTTTCCCTGGAGGAGGTCTTGCGTATGGAACCAAG GAAGGGAGACTGAGAGTGCTTCAGTACGATGGTGCTCGAGACACCAATCACAACACATCAAATTACTTCTCTGTAGAAAACACGGCCGGAGTAGAATAG
- the LOC105798577 gene encoding uncharacterized protein LOC105798577 isoform X2, whose amino-acid sequence MTGHPWPHDRASFRYQPSSNRRRSKNILHLLGKREVSPRTKYVPKKLWGEAPKRNVYSSPWTEPIRDARRGILSWAEEESLQHLSGKYCPLVPPPRSTIAAAFSSDGRTLASTHGDHTVKIIDYQKGKCLKVLSGHRRTPWVVRFHPVHPEILASGSLDHEVRLWDAKTAECLGSRDFYRPIASLAFHAEGELLAVACGHKLYIWDYNKNGEGSSPAIILKTRRSLRAVHFHPHAAPFLLTAEVNDLDSSDSSMTQATSQGYFHHPPPAVFVTCGQSSDHVGLAANPSLMSLPCMIVPSFSIDDSRMDLQYISRLVGSSGTQAGHSPSMQFQTDTTMGEQYNSTASPMEAVPPIPSHLYSGSENLVNTSVAFRMETGAAEPSFDAMDTDEIQPIRESEEPNSTNRSSYSSAQRAVPRHVSDRQDATEFRPLLQFVPLGAICWELPFLQGWVMGQQTTFPSMRPHSGTGHENLTQYTASSSILQPLVGNVEAAACSLGISNSISQSGVFGRIGLQNISQSRLVSETGEVPVPSNSLHDGTDAERIISRLQSELATSMAVAAAAELPCTVKLKVWSYDIKNPCALLNVGKCCLTIPHAVLCSEMGAHFSPCGKFLAACVACVLPHSEADPRLQALVHQDGGAGTSPTRHPISAHQVVYELRIYSLEKATFGSVLVSRAIRAAHSLTSIQFSPTSEHILLAYGRRHGSLLKSIVIDGKTTSPIYTVLEVYRVSDMELVRVLPSAEDEVNVACFHPFPGGGLAYGTKEGRLRVLQYDGARDTNHNTSNYFSVENTAGVE is encoded by the exons ATGACCGGACATCCTTGGCCGCACGATCGAGCTTCCTTCCGATATCAACCCTCCAGCAATCGTCGTCGCAG taaaaatatattacatcTGTTAGGGAAGAGAGAAGTCTCTCCTAGAACAAAATATGTACCAAAGAAGCTGTGGGGAGAAGCACCTAAACGAAATGTCTATTCTTCACCTTGGACTGAACCCATTAGAGATGCCAGACGTGGTATTCTGTCATG gGCTGAGGAAGAGTCTTTGCAGCATTTATCAGGCAAATATTGTCCTCTGGTGCCTCCTCCAAGGTCAACAATTGCAGCAGCTTTTAGTTCTGATGGAAGAACACTTGCTTCTACCCA TGGTGATCACACTGTGAAGATTATTGATTATCAAAAGGGAAAGTGCTTAAAGGTCTTGAGTGGTCATCGGAGAACACCTTGGGTG GTTAGATTTCACCCAGTGCATCCAGAAATTCTTGCAAGTGGGAGCTTGGATCATGAAGTTCGTTTGTGGGATGCAAAGACTGCAGAGTGTTTAGGATCTCGTGATTTCT ATCGTCCAATTGCTTCCCTTGCTTTTCATGCAGAAGGAGAACTTCTTGCAGTTGCATGTGGTCACAAG TTGTACATATGGGACTACAATAAGAATGGAGAGGGTTCCTCACCAGCCATTATATTGAAGACACGACGATCTCTACGAGCTGTACACTTTCACCCACATGCTGCTCCTTTTCTCTTGACTGCTGAG GTGAATGATCTTGACTCTTCAGATTCTTCAATGACACAAGCAACATCGCAGGGCTACTTCCATCATCCTCCTCCTGCAGTTTTTGTGACATGTGGTCAATCTAGTGATCATGTCGGTTTGGCTGCTAATCCCTCCCTGATGTCATTGCCTTGCATGATTGTGCCTTCATTTTCCATAGATGATTCGAGAATGGATTTGCAGTACATTAGTAGGCTTGTTGGGTCATCTGGTACGCAGGCTGGGCATTCTCCTTCAATGCAATTTCAAACAGATACAACAATGGGAGAACAGTATAATAGCACAGCATCTCCCATGGAGGCAGTTCCTCCAATTCCTTCTCATTTGTATTCTGGTTCAGAGAATCTTGTAAATACCTCAGTTGCTTTTAGGATGGAAACTGGTGCAGCCGAACCCTCTTTCGATGCTATGGATACTGATGAAATTCAGCCTATAAGGGAAAGTGAGGAACCTAACTCTACTAACCGCAGTAGTTATAGTAGTGCACAGAGGGCAGTGCCTAGACATGTTTCTGACCGACAAGATGCCACGGAATTTCGGCCACTTCTGCAATTTGTACCCTTGGGAGCTATATGTTGGGAGCTTCCATTTCTGCAAGGGTGGGTAATGGGTCAACAAACAACTTTTCCCTCTATGCGTCCTCATAGTGGCACTGGTCatgaaaatttaactcaatacACAGCGTCTTCCTCGATATTGCAGCCTTTGGTCGGTAATGTGGAGGCTGCTGCATGTTCTTTGGGAATATCCAACAGCATTAGCCAATCCGGGGTTTTTGGAAGAATTGGATTGCAAAATATTTCACAGTCTCGCTTAGTTTCTGAAACTGGTGAAGTTCCTGTGCCTAGCAATTCTCTGCATGATGGCACTGATGCTGAACGAATTATAAGTCGACTCCAATCTGAACTTGCCACATCAATGGCTGTAGCTGCAGCTGCCGAGTTGCCTTGCACGGTGAAGCTTAAAGTGTGGTCATATGATATAAAAAATCCTTGTGCACTACTAAATGTTGGCAAATGCTGCTTAACCATACCACATGCTGTCCTTTGTAG TGAAATGGGTGCACATTTTTCACCTTGTGGGAAATTTTTAGCTGCTTGTGTTGCTTGTGTGCTTCCTCATTCGGAAGCTGATCCTCGATTACAGGCATTGGTCCATCAAGATGGTGGGGCTGGAACATCCCCAACTCGACATCCAATCTCAGCACACCAAGTCGTATATGAGCTTCGGATATATTCTCTTGAGAAGGCAAC CTTTGGTTCAGTGCTTGTTTCGCGAGCAATTAGAGCTGCACATTCTTTGACATCAATTCAG TTCTCACCGACTTCTGAGCACATATTACTTGCCTATGGTCGGCGTCATGGTTCTCTTCTTAAAAGCATCGTAATTGACGGGAAAACAACATCTCCTATATACACAGTACTAGAG GTATATAGAGTTTCGGATATGGAACTTGTGAGGGTACTTCCTAGCGCAGAGGATGAGGTAAATGTTGCATGCTTTCATCCTTTCCCTGGAGGAGGTCTTGCGTATGGAACCAAG GAAGGGAGACTGAGAGTGCTTCAGTACGATGGTGCTCGAGACACCAATCACAACACATCAAATTACTTCTCTGTAGAAAACACGGCCGGAGTAGAATAG
- the LOC105798571 gene encoding LOW QUALITY PROTEIN: alcohol dehydrogenase class-3 (The sequence of the model RefSeq protein was modified relative to this genomic sequence to represent the inferred CDS: substituted 1 base at 1 genomic stop codon), producing MATAGEVITCKAAVAYEPNKPLVIEDVQVAPPQAGEVRVKILFTALCHTDAYTWSGKDPEGLFPCILGHEAAGIVESVGEGVTEVQPGDHVIPCYQAECKECKFCKSGKTNLCGKVRMATGAGIMMNDRKSRFSINGKPIYHFMGTSTFSQYTVVHDVSVAKVDPQAPLDKVCLLGCGVPTGLGAVWNTAKVEPGAIVAIFGLGTVGLAVAEGAKSAGASRIIGVDXGVDIDNKKFDIAKNFGVTEFVNPKDYDKPIQQVLVDLTDGGVDYSFECIGNVSVMRAALECCHKGWGTSVIIGVAASGQEISTRPFQLVTGRVWKGTAFGGFKSRSQVPWLVDKYMKKEIKIDEYITHNLTLGEINKAFDLMHEGGCLRCVLKMHE from the exons ATGGCTACGGCAGGCGAAGTCATCACTTGCAAAG CTGCGGTGGCTTATGAACCGAACAAGCCGCTTGTCATTGAGGATGTCCAGGTGGCTCCGCCGCAAGCCGGTGAGGTTCGGGTCAAGATTCTCTTCACTGCTCTCTGCCACACTGATGCCTACACTTGGAGCggaaag GATCCTGAGGGTCTATTCCCATGCATTCTTGGTCATGAGGCTGCTGG GATAGTAGAAAGTGTTGGTGAAGGTGTAACTGAAGTTCAACCAGGTGATCATGTCATCCCTTGTTACCAGGCAGAATGCAAAGAATGCAAGTTCTGCAAATCAGGGAAGACAAACTTATGCGGCAAAGTTAGGATGGCCACTGGAGCTGGAATCATGATGAATGATCGCAAGAGCCGATTCTCAATAAATGGAAAACCAATCTACCATTTCATGGGTACCTCAACATTTAGCCAGTACACTGTTGTACATGATGTTAGTGTTGCAAAGGTTGACCCGCAAGCTCCTTTGGACAAAGTATGCCTTCTTGGATGTGGTGTCCCGACCG GGCTTGGAGCAGTGTGGAACACAGCCAAAGTTGAACCAGGGGCTATTGTTGCTATTTTTGGCCTTGGGACTGTTGGTCTTGCG GTTGCAGAGGGTGCAAAATCAGCTGGTGCCTCGAGAATAATTGGCGTcgattaggg cgTCGATATTGACAACAAAAAGTTTGATATAG CAAAGAATTTTGGAGTTACAGAGTTTGTGAATCCAAAGGACTATGATAAACCGATTCAGCAGGTCCTTGTTGATCTCACGGATGGTGGTGTTGATTACAGTTTTGAGTGTATTGGAAATGTCTCTGTCATGAGGGCTGCTTTGGAATGCTGTCACAAG GGGTGGGGAACATCAGTCATCATCGGTGTTGCAGCATCAGGTCAGGAGATATCTACTCGACCTTTTCAACTGGTTACTGGTCGTGTTTGGAAAGGGACTGCTTTCGGTGGCTTCAAGAGCCGCTCCCAAGTGCCCTGGCTTGTGGACAAGTACATGAAGAAg GAAATCAAAATCGATGAGTACATTACCCACAACTTGACCCTCGGAGAGATTAACAAGGCATTTGATCTGATGCATGAAGGGGGTTGCCTCCGATGTGTGCTGAAGATGCACGAATGA